The genomic region CATGGAATGACATCTTTGGCACCTTCTCCTCGTCTCAGGAGAGGGGACTTACCACAGCTCATCAGCTGTTTCAAAATCACAGCACCACTGAGAAGAATAAGGCGGGCTGCAGCAATCAGATTTATCTAGAGACCTTTCTATGCCTGCCTTGTGAGTCCTGCAAATGTTGTCCATCAGATCATGAAAGTGCTCTAGATGGCAATTGAGAAAAGCTTCTGCTTGGATTTTTATTTGTCTTGAAGTAGGTAGGTCCTTGCTGCCATTGATAGCATGGAGGCACAATTCAATGATGGAGCTATGTGGAACATGTTTCTTCACCCAGCAAATAGACTGGGTCCAGCAAAAGCTTCGGCATAGCTTCCCTTGTACACATGAAATCATTTCCATGCTTTTTGCCAAATCCCATATGTCTAATAGCCATGCCTACAGATCTGAGTTGATATCTTTTTCTCCAGGTACTCTGAAATTGTCAATCATGCCCTCACCTGCTATCTGCTCCTTCCTTCTACCACTGAAACCACTCTTCCCTTTTACCTCTGTGCGTTGCCATTTGCCTTACCCACCACTGGATGAGGCGGCCATCGGAAAAGAGCAAAAAATCAGAGCTGAAATACTGATTATAAACATTTCTGAATCAGAAATGTTGTACTCTTCTCCCACAAGCTAAAAACAGTAGAACCAAACCAGCACTTAAACATCATTATTCCACACACCCAGTGAGTAGTGATTATCGAAAGACTACCCAAGCCAGCAGCATGCAATGCAGTAAATCAGAGTACCCCTTCCTACTGAAGAGTATTCAATCCAAAGATCTGATGTGGGGAAAGATGTGGCACATTCTCACTTTAGTATATGATGGTGATAGTGTATCCTTGTGGGTATATTGTGGGTTTTTCTAGCACCAAAGTGGTAGCTAGCtttagttttgatatggtttttgttgGTATTAGCTTAGTTATGGACCAAAGCAAAATGCACTGTGAGAAAGGTTTGAATCAGTGAGTTGCTGACTTCTTTTCAATTACTTGTATTAAAATTAGAATAGCTGCATTTTGTGGTTTTTGGGTAGTGGTTTGCTTCCGAAGGAATATACGGATCAGTGAAATCCTAAGCTTTTGTTGTTCTGATGAGTTTTCTTTTCTTATAATTGTTAGGATTGTGAGTATTTTAGAAGGCTAGTTCTGATGGACATGGTATTTGTTGATAGCAGCTTTTAACACTCTGTTCGGGCTTTTTTATCCTTTTTGCAGTTTTGAAAGGGGGTTCGTCATTGCCAGCTTAATAATTAATTTTTGTGCTCCATATGTTGAAAATATCAAAATTCAATATCTGTTTGAAATATATACCCAGTCCAATAGGTGCCTCTCTTTCCTTTTTAGATCAGGGTCTATATTTTTTCATATGGTATTTTGAGGGCTTAGAAAGCTATGCATTTAATGTATACTTTTTGGGTTTTATTCTGATTGATGTTGTAATATATTAAATTGTTAGTCTTGATTTGCATGTCACGTGTTCACGAATAATCCTATATGTAGTGTGGTGGAGTCAGCTTTTGATTCTAAAATTTTGAAATGTAAGTTGTATGAGATGGAAGAAAATGTGTGCATGGGATATAACTAAATTTATTTTAACGAGTTAAAAACAAGATTTTGAATTAAACCTACAGTAATAAGTTCAATTGAGTCAATGCAAACAAGAAACACAAATGTTATTGAGTGGTGAATTCATTACCTTACTGCAACTGTAAGATATTTTAATGAAGTAACCCTTATCTGTATCTGTCTGGCCTGGAAGGCAAGCCTTTTGGGTGGGAAGATTTTATGCTGATATTAGCTTTTATGCTTTAATTATTTCCAATATATATTTTTAACGTGTGACAGTTTTCTCACCTTCTTAGATTTTGGATTTGTGTATAATTTGAATGGTTCTTGATTCTACGTTGCTTATAACTAAGAGGTGGTTTTGTTTACTGATAATGTTTTATGGTTGAGTGTTTTGGGTCTGAACTTGAAGTGAATTTTTGGGTATTTTAGCAATTGGGGGCCTTAAAAATGCATTGGGTTTTCTATGATGCAGGTTTTGAGAAAACTTGTAGATGATGCCTCCAAGTTTTTGAATGAGAAGGTCAACAAGGCTGTAGTCACAGTTCCTGCATACTTCAATGACTCCCAGAGAACAGCTACTAAGGATGCTGGTCGAATTGCTGGGTTGGAAGTTTTGAGGATTATCAATGAACCAACTGCTGCTTCATTGGCATATGGATTTGAGAGAAAGAACAATGAAACTATACTTGTTTTTGATCTTGGTGGCGGAACATTTGATGTTTCAGGTAGAAAAGCTGTATTATAAGCACATAAATTTTTGATTTTGCTAACAATTTTAGACACTGTAAATATGGAGTATAattgcttgttttttttttttggtttattcaTCTTAGCGATTGGCGTTTTCTTATCTTGGCACTGGGCTTACATTTAGTGGCATTTTTTTGTATTGATCAGCATGATTAACAAAAGAAGTGCTTATGTTTTTGCAAATTTATgcgttcttgttgcattttgtttgtTGTGATGTTTGTCAAGTTGGGAATACTTTACTATTTTCTTTGTGCTTTTCAACCTTTTAATAGGTCACTTGTGTTCATTCCTCTATCATTACGTATGCCTGAATATCTGGTGTCCCTGAGTTATGATTCTGTGGCAAaatattgtgtgccttgttttgcATGCTGTAGATTCCATGTGTGCAATTGTGTCGTGATGGAAGTTTTGTTGATCTTAAGCTGTTCATTCAAAGCTGCACATGTTATGCTTCTGTTCCAATTCTTCAGGCTTTAGTTAATCATTGCTTATAATTACTACTTTTAAGTTCCTAGTTGTATTTGTTTATCCCTAATCTTCAATTTTATGTTGCAATCTCTtattgttaaatcaacttttcttttctaatttaagCATTGAGGATTTTATTTTTCCTGAAATTATAAACCATTTCTATAGGGTAGTTTTTGTACAATGGTTTATGCAGCTATTGCTTGAATTGATCTTATTAGAAATGCAAGTTCCAACATTTGGTAATTCTTTTTCAGTGCTTGAGGTTGGAGATGGTGTGTTTGAGGTGCTCTCCACTTCAGGTGACACTCATCTAGGAGGAGATGACTTCGACAAGGTTTGACTGTTTTCTTGAATTTAGCTTTAGCTGAATCAACCAGTTTTATTTGGATTCAAGGTTGTAATTTAGTTGATTTGTTGTTATAGAGAATTGTTGACTGGCTGGCTGCGAGCTTTAAGAGAGATGAGGGAATTGATCTGTTAAAAGACAAACAAGCACTTCAACGGTTAACAGAAACAGCAGAAAAGGCAAAGATGGAATTATCGTCACTCACACAAACAAGCATTAGGTGAGTGCAAAACTTTAAGTCCCAGGAGGTTTATTTCCATAACAAGATAATACTAAAATTATGGTAGGACTTAGCATTTATGTTGTTGTGCTAGGGTGTGAAGATTATTTCTACCGTTTTGTGATGGCTAAAATGTTTCAATCTTTTTGAGTGTGTTAGATGCTTGCTGACTGTATTAAATTCAGTTTTTTCTTTAACTTCTCACCATTATTTGGAAAATTCGGTGACTATAATGTTCAATTATCAATCTGTGCCACAGTTTACCATTCATAACGGCTACCGCAGATGGTCCTAAGCACATTGAGACATCGCTTACAAGGGCTAAATTCGAAGAGTTGTGTTCGGATCTACTTGACCGGTAAGTTTTTACAGTTAACTAATTTCAGAGAATTGCAGTTTCCCCATGCTTGTCTACAAACAAGTTGGTGTTCATGGGAGGCGCACTTTATCCATTGTATTGTGGATTAGATTTTGTACATTCTCACCATTTTTACACTTGTTGCAGGCTGAAGACTCCTGTGGAGAATTCATTGAGAGATGCAAAATTGTCCTACAAAGACCTAGATGAAATTATCTTGGTTGGGGGATCAACCAGGATTCCTGCTGTTCAGGAACTTGTCAAGAAGATGACTGGCAAAGAACCCAATGTCACTGTAAATCCAGATGAAGTTGTTGCTCTAGGGGCAGCTGTTCAGGTGTGTATGGAGTTGAACTTCTTGCAAAGAATTAATTATCTTGTTAGCAACTTTCGACTAGGTGTATTTGACTTGGAGATTTTGTCTGGAGTATTTTGTTTTCATCATTGTCTCTCTGCATATGAAATCAATCAATAAAATATTTCTGATGCATTGGTTATTAGGCTGGAGTGTTGGCTGGCGATGTCAGTGATATTGTGCTTCTGGATGTCACCCCACTCTCAATTGGGTTGGAAACTCTTGGTGGTGTAATGACAAAGATCATTCCACGGAATACCACTCTACCCACTTCAAAATCTGAGGTGTTTTCTACAGCAGCCGATGGTCagacaagtgttgaaatcaatgtttTGCAAGGGGAACGAGAGTTTGTGAGAGACAACAAGTCTCTTGGGAGTTTCCGGTTGGATGGGATACCACCTGCTCCTCGAGGGGTGCCTCAAATAGAGGTTAAGTTTGACATTGATGCAAATGGTATCCTCTCAGTCACTGCTGTAGACAAAGGCACTGGAAAGAAGCAGGACATTACCATAACGGGTGCAAGTACCCTACCAACTGATGAGGTAatttcaaaattctgtgatcaaacTCCCCATTTTAGTAAATTGTAAATATAGAGTTTGTTTAGTTGCTTTTGGCTTGCATCAATGTAGCTACATCTTGTTGAGCTTATGATTGCAGGTTGAAAGAATGGTGAAAGAGGCTGAAAAATTTgctaaagaagacaaggaaaagagagaagaaATTGACACAAAGAATCAAGCTGAGTCTGTTATCTATCAGACTGAAAAACAGTTGAAGGAACTTGGTGATAAGGTACCTGCAGAGGTAAAAGGTAAGGTCGAGGCCAAGCTAAAAGAGCTACAAGATGCAGTTGCTGGTGGCTCTACACAGGCAATGAAGGATAGCATGGCAGCCCTCAATCAAGAAGTAATGATGCTAGGgcaatctgtttaccaacaaggaGCAGCTGGTGGGCCAGCTGCTAGTGGTCCTGCAGATTCAGGTAGCCCAGGAGAAAAAGCTCCTGGAGGCGATGATGTAATTGATGCTGATTTTACAGACAGCACATAGACAACCATGTAAAACGGCTTTTATTTGTATTTTGCCTGAAATAAGCTTGTGTCGTGATTTTAGGATTAAGCCCAAAGGAAATTGCCAGATAGGAAAGAAGGGACCTTTCAATGGTGTGAAAAGTTCCCTGCTAGTAGTTGAGATTGGTGTTACGGTTTGTAGATAATATTATTACTCCATTCCAGATAATACAATCGGCGGACAGGAAAGTACATGAGCAAAAGTTCCTTTTCCCTCTGACACGTTTTGACGTTGGTCTAGTTGAATTTGTATTATTAATTCTGGGTCTATCATAAGAAACTATTGGATGGAGGGGCAGTTACGTTTCTTAATTTAATCCATATCCTGAGAAGAGTTTTGCTTGAGCTCTGTTACAGTGTTTCTTCCGTTTAGTATATTCATAAAATGTTCATTAGAAGAAATTAGTATATCTGATTCTAATTATCCAAAAAATTCTAGCCATGATTGCCACTTTTTGAATGCTTCTATTACAATAGTCTCTAAGAAAACCTGTGTTTTTCCTTTGATAGTCACTGCTCTGTTCATTATCAATAGCGATGaccttttatttttatctttgcaAGCCATGCTAACAGAGGAGCCTTTTGTAATGCCTACTGGCATGTGAATAGTTAAAAAATGAAGTGTTGTGATTGATCTGTTCCGTGTTAAAAATGTTTCACGCATCTATTTGGAGTTGCCGAGGTATTTAAGAAAATGGAGATTAGGAGCTACAATTATTCGAATCTTATTCAGGTTTTttaacttccttttttttttgtggTACTTATCCATAAGTATTGAGAAGCACACATCTCTCTACTTTTACCATATAAAACATATAAGATTTTGGTTAAATGCCATTGAAGTACTAATGCCTATTGGTATTTGGACTCTTGAACAAAGTAGGTTTTGAATGATCTTTTTGGTAGAAATATGTCACTCCTCTACTTATGAGCTTTAGGAAAGGTGATTATCATGCAGGTAGATAAAAGTATTGTCGTAGTCAAGTTACTTAGTATTGTCGTAGTCAAGTTActtttttgtagtcaaattttgtTTTGACTAGAGCACTAAATAATAAATGCTTATACAATTCTATGACCGGGGGGTGGTAATTAAACTTGTATTGTTGAAACACTGAATTTAACAGGCAGCTGGACAAATTGCTTATCGCCAAGacaattaataaatgagaaaattTTTTCTTGCCCAAGTAACATATTTAGTGCATCTATTGAGGTTGAAGTATCTGGCTGATCTATCTAAAGGTATACTGATATTTGaagatattaataaattaaattgaaagtatttaaagatatttaataatttcaagATATTAAACAAAGTGCCATGTAGCAATCTCTTTTAATAGATGGCATCAATTTAGGAGCAGACTATAATAATTTGAGACTAATCAATTCTTGCAGGTTGTAATATAACAATTTTAGTGTCAATAAATATTATAGTTGTTAGGGTCGATAGTTTCAAGTTTGATTAGTGCTATGCAAACTTTGACTAGTCTAGTTGAACTTGAGTTGATTCCGTAACATACATATTTATTATTGTTTGTTCAATTAATATGTATTAAATAATATACATATACAATCTTATTGCTACCAATGTTGCAAAAATTAGTAGATAGTTCAATTGTCTCAAAATCATTTAAGGAAGCTAGTTAAACATGctcatattataaaattagaataatatctattattaattttttttaatagaaattttgtatgtactatcaATGACCTATACTATCAATGACCAGATGAGTGTAGGTAATATTTTCTCTAATGTTTATCTTTTACTTCGATAGAGAAActctaatattttttatgaaacaAATTTGATTTCAACCATACTATTGAATACTATAATACAATACTACAAAGGGAACTACTTCATAATTTTTGTTTTGATATATACAAAGCTTATAATAAGGGTACAATTTTTCTTTTTGTTCTCATTTTTAAAAAAGGAGCCAATCGCTTGACCATTGCTCTGTAATATGGTCTATAAAATCATTACTAAATTGATTGCTCTGTAATATGGTCTATAAAATCATTACTAAATTGATTACATAGAGGTTCACGATTTGACTTTGGTATTTGTTCTTGGATGAGCAAGAAGATTTTATTGCAGGGAAACAAATTCTCGATGGAGTGGTGATGGAGTGGTGGTTGTTGCTGAAGCTATGCATTCCATGGCAACATCTAAGGAAAAATCCATGTTCATTAAACTTGACATGTCTAAAACTCATCATCGGGTTAAGTGGCAATTCTTGCAAAAAATTCTCATAGCCTTTGGATTTAGTAATGAATGGGTTAGTTGGACAATGAACCGTGTTACTTCTTCGTCGTGCCTTCTAAGTTATTTGGGGCTTCCAGGGGCCTTTgccaaggggaccctttatctccctatttgtttattattatggttGAGAGCTTGGGCAGATTCATCAAGTCTCAGGTTTCTCAAGGTTTGATTTAGGGTTGGAGTTGGGTTAATGGGCTACCAAAGCACTGCCACTTTCAAATATTTTGAGGTTTCAAATTGGTTATCTTCCCTTGGTTTATCTAGTTGTAGGCAAGCGGCTTAGGGGTTACAGGCGGGAGCTATTGGATAAGTTACATCAAAAGGTTAACCATTGGACACATCGATGGCTCTCCATAGTTGCTAGGGTGACTCTTCTTCAATCTGTGATTTAGGCTCTTCCTATTTACAAGTGTTGTGTTCACGTGGCTCCTTCCTATTTCCAGGTGTTGTGTTTAAGTGTCTCCTTCCTATTTCCTTGAGGAATTTGATGCTTTTTCGTGCTAATTTGCTTTCCTCTAAGTGGAGCTTAGTTAAGTGGGAGTCCAAGCAACCTAAGCGGAAGATTGATCGGGTGGGTCATTGGCTTCCTCCTCATCAAGGAGTTTTGAAGATAAATACTAATGGCTCTTCAAGGGGGAATCCCGATTCTATTGATATTGGTGGTGTAGGTTGTGATAGCTTTGGTTATGTTCAATTTATCTTTTCAATTTATAATGGGTTTTATACAAATAATTACATGGAGGCTCTCACCATTTTGTTTGTTGTGGAGAGAAGTTGTGCTCTTGGTTGGAAACAAATTATGTCAGATTCACAAGTGGTGGTGAATTTGCTAACTGAGCAGTGACTAGTTTATGTTATTCGACACCTTGCTTTTGTTATTTGACAGATTCTATGGTTGGGCAACTTTTTGGAATCTGCAACTTCTACTCATATTCCTAAGGAGTGGAATAGAGTAGCGAAGTATTTGGCCAAATGAGCTTTTGAACATTTGCAAGGCTGGAACATTGTGGATAGGGCACAATTATCTTTGAAGTTGTCTCATATGTTGGAGTAGTTAGTTGCTGAAGATAGAGAAGTGTAATGCTTTGATGTTCCTTGTTGGGCTGCTTgcccttcttgctttgtaattcacTTGGGTTCAATAAAATTTTACTCCTTTAATGATAAAAAATATGACAAAagtgaaacaatttttttaaatagtTTGATAAATAACTCAAATTAAAAGTGAAATAACTTTaatgtatttaagatatttataataattattttaaataaagagaaaaactattttatctaatgtatataattttttttagttttccaagtaaatatattttaaaagatgaatataattttaatttatgatATTCTATTTATAATAGTTAATatgattaataatttaattttaattttaatatatcaATTATATAACATAGTTATTATTATAGTATATTACAACTGAAAATGCAATTTCATCTTGAAACAATTGAAATTATGGTACCAAAAGAAATGATCAATTGGCAAATTGCTATTTAAAACAATTTCTCAAATTAGACAATTACATGTCAAACGAAAATAATTAATGGCAATAAATATAAGACCTATTCTTTAATGAATTATCAATATCTAAAATAGTAAAAAGTGAAATATTTTGCCTAGTATCATATgtctatattattaatattttttatatttgtataaATTTTTACTAATTGATAAAGAGGACTAGAGCCAATGCTTTCATTTTGAGGTTAAGTCCAAAGCAATTCAAAGCTGATTTATGAAATGAGTAGTGTTGTTTACAATAAAAGGCAAGACAAAAAGAACTAGACacataataataatgtttattttcACAAGTTCCCAAAGGGATACAAGAAATAATTAATGGTTTTGTAACATTTTTTTTGAGACCAATATAGCATTTCACGAAGTTCTAGAAATAATGGTTTTATAACAGAAATTTAATATTTTTGGGACCATATAGCATAATTATGTGAAGAAGTGTATCTAAAATGGCAATGAGGATTATATTGTAGCATTGTCAAAAGCCGGAAACTGCTTAAGGGAGGCCTAAAATGGCAGATGGGCAATGGTGAGAAGATTAGATTCTGGGAAGATAACCGGATTGGGGATAGACCCCTGGCCTTTACTCGCTTCAGCTGCCTCATGGGGAGTCTCAAGGAATCACTTGGTCCTCTCGTGATGAATTACATATCCCCCCTTCGCCGTTGGATGAGGCTTGCTGATGGCCTGGGGGATAACACTCATTTGGGTCATTTGGCGGGGGATCTTCAGTCCATTCTTGAGGAGGTCAGGATTCCCCTATCCCCCCATGCTGACAAGTTTGTTTGGGCAAAGAATTCCTCCGAGTCCTTCAGTGTCAAGTCAGCCTACAATCTTCTCATCACTCCTACCAATGATTTCTACAGCTGGAGGAAAGTTTGGAATTCACAGCttatcccaaaaatatttttttttccagGTGGACGACTCTCCATGGGAAGATCCTAACCATTGATAACCTTAAGAGGAGAGGCTTTCTGATGGCCAATTGGTGTGTGCTGTGTAATCGCGCTGAGGAAAGTATCAATCATC from Cryptomeria japonica chromosome 3, Sugi_1.0, whole genome shotgun sequence harbors:
- the LOC131034355 gene encoding stromal 70 kDa heat shock-related protein, chloroplastic → MAAAAQVHVFGAAVPGAAATGSASKKKNFQGVRNSAFFGLQKGAFNGSFITLRSKQLQRRRAVRPVRVVNEKVVGIDLGTTNSAVAAMEGGKPTIVTNAEGQRTTPSVVAYTRNGDRLVGQIAKRQAVVNPENTFFSVKRFIGRKMNEVDEESKQVSYRVVRDENGNVKLDCPAIGKQFAAEEISAQVLRKLVDDASKFLNEKVNKAVVTVPAYFNDSQRTATKDAGRIAGLEVLRIINEPTAASLAYGFERKNNETILVFDLGGGTFDVSVLEVGDGVFEVLSTSGDTHLGGDDFDKRIVDWLAASFKRDEGIDLLKDKQALQRLTETAEKAKMELSSLTQTSISLPFITATADGPKHIETSLTRAKFEELCSDLLDRLKTPVENSLRDAKLSYKDLDEIILVGGSTRIPAVQELVKKMTGKEPNVTVNPDEVVALGAAVQAGVLAGDVSDIVLLDVTPLSIGLETLGGVMTKIIPRNTTLPTSKSEVFSTAADGQTSVEINVLQGEREFVRDNKSLGSFRLDGIPPAPRGVPQIEVKFDIDANGILSVTAVDKGTGKKQDITITGASTLPTDEVERMVKEAEKFAKEDKEKREEIDTKNQAESVIYQTEKQLKELGDKVPAEVKGKVEAKLKELQDAVAGGSTQAMKDSMAALNQEVMMLGQSVYQQGAAGGPAASGPADSGSPGEKAPGGDDVIDADFTDST